Genomic window (Marinobacter fonticola):
GGACGGCTCGATCATCGAGACGCCGATTACCGCGAACTTCCGTGAAGGTCTGAACGTACTGCAGTACTTCATCTCCACCCACGGCGCGCGTAAAGGTTTGGCGGATACCGCATTGAAGACTGCGAACTCCGGTTACCTGACCCGTCGTCTGGTCGACGTGTCCCAGGATCTTGTGGTCACAGAAAACGACTGTGGCACCGAGGAAGGCCTGCTGATGACGCCGCACATCGAGGGTGGCGACGTCGTTGTGCCGCTGGGCGACCGAGTTCTGGGTCGTGTCACCGCGCGTGATGTGTTCACGCCAACCGACAAGGAAAATGCGGTTGTGCCGGTCGGTACGCTGCTGGACGAAAAAACCATCGAAATGGTCGAGCTCGCGGGTGTGGATGAGATTTGGGTCCGCTCCGCTATTACTTGTGATACTCGGCACGGCGTCTGCTCGATGTGCTACGGCCGTGACCTGGCCCGTGGCCATCAGGTGAACGTAGGCGAGGCTGTCGGTGTTATCGCCGCTCAGTCTATCGGTGAGCCGGGTACCCAGTTGACTATGCGGACCTTCCACATTGGTGGTGCGGCGAGCCGGGCTTCGGCGGTAGACAATATTCAGGTCAAGCATGGCGGCACGGTGCGCCTGCACAACCTGAAGTCTATTGAGAAGGCTGATGGAACGCTGGTCGTCGTTTCTCGTTCGTCAGCATTGGCCGTAGCCGACGAGCAGGGCCGTGAGCGTGAGTGGTACAAGCTCCCGTATGGCGCCATGCTGACCGTGAAGCAAGGTGATGTCGTGGATGCCGGCGCCGTCGTCGCCAAATGGGATCCGCATACTCACCCCATTATCGCCGAGGGTAAGGGTACCGCGCAGTTTGTGGGAATGGATCAGGGCATTACCGTCCGCACTCAGACTGACGAAATGACGGGCCTGTCTACGGTTCAGGTGATCGACCCGAAGGAGCGTCCGGCCGCGGGCAAGGACATCCGTCCTATGGTCCAACTTGTCGACGACAAGGGCGAGGAAATCCCGCTGCCCGGCGGAAGCCCGGCTCAGTACTTCCTGCCGGCCAACGCGCTGGTGACCCTGAGCAATGCCGGCAATGTCGAGATTGGTGACGTCGTAGCCCGTATTCCGCAGGAGAGCTCGAAGACTCGGGATATCACAGGGGGTCTGCCGCGAGTTGCCGACCTGTTCGAAGCGCGTCGTCCGAAAGAGCCGTCGATTCTGGCTGAAATCAGCGGTACCGTCTCCTTCGGTAAAGAGACCAAGGGCAAGAAGCGTTTGGTGATCTCGCCCAGGGATGGTGATCCGTATGAGGTACTGATTCCAAAGTATCGCCAGCTCAACGTGTTTGAAGGTGAAACCGTGGAGAAAGGCGAGGTTATCGCGGACGGTCCTTCCAATCCGCACGATATCCTGCGTCTGCTGGGTGTTGTGGAGTTAGCGAAATACATCACCAATGAGATCCAGGACGTCTACCGTCTGCAAGGTGTTGTGATCAATGACAAGCATATCGAAGTCATTGTTCGTCAGATGCTGCGCAAGGTGGAGATCACGGATGCTGGCGAGACCGCCTTTATTGCCGGCGATAACGTCGAATATCACCAGGTGATTGAAGAAAACGCCAAGGCTGAGGCTGAAGATAAGCAACTGGCGAAGTACGAGCGCCTGTTGCTGGGTATCACCAAGGCGTCCCTGGCAACCGACTCCTTCATTTCGGCGGCGTCGTTCCAGGAAACAACCCGCGTTCTTACCGAGGGTGCGGTTACAGGCAAGCGGGATTACCTGCGCGGTCTGAAGGAAAACGTTGTTGTTGGCCGCCTGATACCGGCAGGTACGGGTCTGGCTTACCACAGCGAGCGTCGTCGTAAGCGTGATACCTCCGAAAGCCAGGGTGTAACGGCTGAAGATGTTGTAGAAGCGCTGAGTGCGGAGCTCAATCGCTAGGCCCGGAAATTACGGATAAAGCGATTGGTTAAAAAGGAAGCAGTCTTCTTGACTGACCTGGGACGCAGGCTTAAACTTGCGTCCCTTAATTTTGCCCCTAGGGGCGATATCAATGATCCAGAATGTTGGAGTTTGCTTACATGGCAACGATTAATCAGTTGGTACGTAAGCCTCGTAAACGCAAAGTGGCGAAAAGCGACGTGCCAGCGCTTCAAAGCTGCCCGCAGCGTCGGGGTGTATGTACTCGTGTATACACCACCACGCCGAAGAAGCCGAACTCAGCACTGCGTAAAGTGTGCCGTGTTCGTCTGACCAACGGTTACGAGGTGTCTTCCTATATCGGTGGTGAAGGCCACAACCTGCAAGAGCACAGTGTTGTTCTGATCCGCGGCGGTCGTGTAAAAGACTTGCCCGGTGTTCGTTACCACACAGTGCGCGGTACGTTGGATACCCAGGGTGTTCAAAACCGTAAGCAGGGCCGTTCCAAGTACGGTACTAAACGACCCAAGTCCTGATTTCCCTAACGGGTCTTTTATCGTTGCCAAACGACGATAAGAGTAAGGCTGAGTAGCTAACGCTATCTCGGGGGTTCCTGAAGACCTTTTTTATTGAGGGCTTATCGATGCCTAGAAGAAGAGTTGCAGCAAAACGGGAAATCATTCCTGATCCTAAATTTGGAAGCCAGCGTCTGGCTAAGTTTATCAACCACGTTATGGAAAGCGGCAAGAAAGCCGTAGCCGAGCGCATTGTTTATGGCGCGCTCGATATCGTGGCTGACAAGTCCAAAGAAGAGCCGATCGAAATGTTCGAAAAGGCTCTGGAAAACATTCAGCCGATGGTTGAAGTTAAATCTCGTCGTGTTGGGGGTGCTACCTACCAGGTTCCGGTGGAAGTTCGTTCCTCTCGTCAGAATGCTCTGGCAATGCGTTGGCTCGTCGAGTTCTCGCGCAAGCGTGGCGAAAAATCCATGGCTCAACGTCTGGCCGGCGAAATTCTTGATGCTGCCGACAGCAAGGGTGCGGCAGTTAAGAAGCGCGAAGACGTTCATCGCATGGCCGAAGCCAACAAGGCGTTCTCTCACTTCCGTTTCTAATAAGCCGAGGTTTTTACTGTGGCACGCAAGACCCCAATTAAGCGTTATCGCAACATCGGGATTTGTGCGCACGTTGATGCGGGCAAAACCACGACAACCGAGCGTGTTCTGTTCTATACGGGCATTTCGCACAAGATCGGTGAAGTGCACGATGGTGCGGCGACCATGGACTGGATGGAACAGGAGCAGGAGCGTGGTATCACTATCACCTCTGCGGCCACCACCTGTTTCTGGAGTGGCATGGATAAGCAGTACGACGAGCATCGTGTCAACATTATCGACACACCGGGACACGTTGACTTTACCATTGAGGTAGAGCGTTCCCTGCGTGTTCTGGATGGTGCTGTTGTTGTTTTCTGTGGTTCTTCCGGTGTGGAGCCGCAGTCCGAGACGGTGTGGCGTCAGGCCAACAAATACGAAGTTCCGCGCATGGTGTTCGTCAACAAGATGGACCGTGCCGGCGCGAACTTCCTGCGTGTTGTCGATCAGATTAAAAGCCGTCTGGGTGCTACCGCGGTGCCTATTCAGTTGCCGATCGGTGCCGAGGACGAGTTCAAGGGCATTGTCGACCTGATTCGTAACAAGGCAATTTACTGGAACGAAGAAGATTCCGGTGCGACTTACGATCAGACCGATGTGCCTGCTGAAATGGCCGATGAAGTGGCCATTTATCGCGAGCAGATGGTTGAAGCTGCGGCTGAGGCCAATGAAGAGTTGATGGAGAAGTACCTGGAAGAGGGTGAGCTCTCTATCGAAGATATCAAGAAAGGTCTTCGTCTGCGTACCATCGCCAACGAGATCGTTGTGGCTACCTGTGGTTCTGCGTTCAAGAACAAAGGCGTTCAGGCGGTTCTGGACTCTGTTATCGAATTCCTGCCGGCGCCCGACGAAGTTAAGGCGATCCGGGGCGAAGTCGATGACGAGGGAACTGAAGAGACGCGTCCGGTTGATGATGAGGCGCCTTTTGCTGCGCTGGCATTCAAGATCGCAACCGACCCGTTTGTGGGTACGCTGACATTCTTCCGGGTGTATTCTGGCAAGTTGGAATCCGGTCAGGCGGTTTACAATTCCGTCAAGCAGAAGAAAGAGCGTGTCGGTCGTATGGTGCAGATGCACTCCAAGGACCGTCAAGAGATCAAAGAAGTGCTGGCCGGCGATATCGCTGCCGCGATCGGTCTGAAGAGTGTAACCACGGGTGATACCCTTTGTGCGGAGAACGCAAAAATCGTTCTTGAGCGCATGGAGTTCCCGGAGCCGGTTATCTCTGTTGCTGTTGAGCCGAAGTCTAAGGCGGATCAGGAAAAGATGGGTGTCGCGCTGGGCAAGCTGGCCCAGGAAGACCCTTCTTTCCGTGTTCGTACCGACGAAGAATCCGGTCAGACCATTATTTCTGGCATGGGTGAGCTTCACCTGGACATCATCGTTGACCGTATGCGTCGCGAGTTCAAGGTTGAGGCGAACATCGGTAAGCCCCAAGTGGCCTACCGTGAATGCATCCGTAAGGCGGTAGATGTCGAAGGCAAGTTCGTTCGTCAGTCAGGTGGTCGCGGTCAGTATGGCCACGTTCATGTGAAGTTCGAGCCGATGCCGCTGGATGACGAGGATGCCGAAAACTTTGTCTTCGTGAATCAAATCGTGGGTGGTGCCGTTCCCAAGGAATACATCCCGGCGGTTGCACAGGGCATCGAGGAACAAATGCAGAACGGTATCATCGCTGGGTATCCGCTGCTGGGTATCAAAGCAACGCTGCATGATGGTTCCTACCACGATGTTGACTCGAACGAGATGGCGTTCAAGATTGCCGGTTCTATGGCCCTGAAAAAGGCCGCAGAGCAGGCGAGTCCGGCGCTGCTCGAGCCGATGATGAGGGTCGAAGTCGTCACCCCTGAGGATTACATGGGTGACGTTGTTGGTGACCTGAACCGTCGTCGTGGTCTCGTTCAGGGTATGGAAGATGGCCCCTCGGGCAAGATCATCCGTGCTGAGGTTCCGTTGTCGGAGATGTTCGGTTACGCCACCGATCTGCGTTCTGCAACGCAGGGTCGTGCGTCCTATGCAATGGAGTTCTCGCGTTATGCAGAAGCTCCCTCGAACATTGCCGAAGCGATCATTAAAAAGGGTTGATACCCGGACTTAAGAAACAGGAAGAGGTGTAACCGTGTCTAAAGCTAAATTTGAGCGTAACAAACCGCACGTAAACGTGGGCACGATTGGCCACGTTGACCACGGCAAGACCACGCTGACCGCGGCGCTGACCCGTGTGTGTCATGAAGTATGGGGAAGCGGTGAGTCGCGTGCGTTCGACCAGATCGATAACGCCCCGGAAGAGCGTGCACGTGGTATTACCATCGCGACCTCTCACGTGGAGTACGATTCTCCGACGCGTCACTACGCGCACGTTGATTGCCCGGGTCACGCTGACTACGTGAAGAACATGATTACCGGTGCGGCGCAGATGGACGGCGCGATTCTGGTGTGTTCTGCAGCTGACGGCCCGATGCCGCAGACGCGTGAGCACATCCTGCTGTCCCGTCAGGTTGGCGTTCCGTTCATCGTTGTGTTCCTGAACAAGGCGGACATGGTCGATGACGAAGAGCTGCTGGAACTGGTTGAGATGGAAGTGCGTGACCTGCTGAGCCAGTACGACTTCCCGGGTGACGATACTCCGATCATCACCGGTTCAGCGCTGATGGCGCTGGAAGGCAAGGATGATAACGAGATGGGCACTACCGCTGTTAAGAAGCTGGTAGAAGCTCTGGACGATTACATCCCTGAGCCTGAGCGCGCGATCGATCAGCCGTTCCTGATGCCGATCGAGGACGTTTTCTCGATCTCTGGTCGTGGTACGGTTGTGACCGGTCGTGTTGAGCGCGGCATCATCAAGGTGGGTGAGGAAATCGAGATTGTCGGTATCAAGGATACCGTCAAGACCACCTGTACCGGTGTTGAGATGTTCCGTAAGCTGCTGGACGAAGGTCGTGCGGGTGAGAACGTTGGTGTTCTTCTGCGTGGTACCAAGCGTGACGACGTTGAGCGTGGTCAGGTTCTGTGTAAGCCGGGCACCATCAAGCCGCACACCAAGTTCGAGTCAGAAGTTTACGTTCTGAGCAAGGAAGAAGGTGGTCGTCACACGCCTTTCTTCAAGGGCTACCGTCCGCAGTTCTACTTCCGTACCACGGATGTCACGGGTGCGTGTGAGCTGCCGGAAGGTGTAGAGATGGTTATGCCTGGCGATAACGTCAAGCTGGTAACCACTCTGATTGCTCCGATTGCCATGGAAGAAGGTCTGCGTTTCGCGATTCGCGAAGGCGGCCGTACCGTTGGCGCAGGTGTTGTTTCCAAGATCATCGAATAATCGATTGATCCCTGGAAAAAGGGGCTGCCGCGTGCAGCCCCTTTTTCTATGAAAGGCGATAGTTGCCTGCCCCGGGAAAAGTTCGTGTCCGCACCTGCTTGACAGGGTTGTGCGTTATGCATACAATGCGGCTCCTTTTTTTAAGGTCGGCTAACAGTAGCTGCTACGAGTGGAGTTTGGTGCAACATGCAAAGCCAAAAGATCAGAATCCGGTTGAAGGCGTTTGATTATCGCCTGATCGACCAGTCCACGCAGGAGATCGTCGATACCGCCAAGCGGACCGGCGCTCAGGTACGTGGCCCAATTCCTCTGCCGACGCGCAAGGAAAAGTACACCGTATTGATCTCTCCCCACGTCAACAAAGACGCGCGTGATCAGTATGAAATTCGTACGCATAAGCGTCTGCTCGACATTGTTGAGCCGACGGAAAAGACAGTAGATGCATTGATGAAGCTTGATCTGGCTGCAGGTGTAGACGTTCAGATCAGCCTCGGCTAACGCGCAAAGCGTTGGTTTGTGTAACTGTCGTAAGGCCATAGAGGGTGAGAGCCCCGTACACTTAAGAGGTGAAACATGGCGATTGGTGTTGTCGGTCGTAAGGCCGGTATGACCCGTATTTTTACGGATGACGGGCGTGCAGTGCCCGTGACTGTGATCGAGGTTGAAGCCAACCGGATCACTCAACTCAAAACACTCGAAAGCGATGGCTACCGTGCAGTACAGGTGACTGTTGGTAAGCGTCGTGCTTCCCGTGTAACCAAGAGTGAGTCAGGCCATTTTGCTAAGGCTGGCGTTGAAGCTGGTCGTGGCATGTGGGAATTCCGTCTTGGTGAAGGTGAAGGTGAAGAGTTTCAAGCCGGCGGCGAAATCGTCGCATCCATCTTTGAGGCTGGTCAGTTTGTAGATGCAACTGCGACCTCCAAAGGTAAAGGCTTTGCAGGCACCGTGAAGCGTTGGAACTTTTCAATGCAGGATGCCACGCACGGTAACTCCCTGTCTCATCGCGCTCCGGGTTCAATCGGTCAGAACCAAACTCCGGGTAAAGTTTTCAAAGGCAAAAAGATGGCAGGCCAAATGGGTAATGAGCAGGTCACTGTTCAGAACCTGGAAGTGGTCCGCGTCGATGCTGAGCGCAACCTGCTGCTCGTCAAGGGTGCCGTTCCCGGCGCTACTGGCGGCAACGTTGTCATCAAGCCTGCAGTCAAAGCCTGAGGAGCGATGCGATGGAACTGAAAATTACTGGTAGTGGCGAAGGCGTATCCGTTTCCGACGCTACGTTTGCTAAAGATTTCAACGAGTCGCTGGTCCATCAGGTCGTTACGGCTTACATGGCTGGCGCTCGCCAGGGCACGCGTGCTCAAAAGACTCGCTCCGAAGTTAGCGGTGGTGGCAAAAAGCCATGGCGTCAGAAAGGTACTGGCCGTGCTCGTGCCGGTACGATTCGTAGCCCGATCTGGCGTACCGGTGGGGTGACCTTTGCGGCCAAACCGCAGGATCACTCGCAGAAGGTCAACCGTAAGATGTACCGCGCGGCGATGCGTTCGATCCTTTCCGAGTTGGTGCGTCAGGAGCGTTTGGTTGTCGTCGATGACGTGACTGTCGATTCCCCGAAGACTAAGGCGTTCAGCGCCAAGTTGAAGGATCTGGGCGTCTCCAATGCGTTGATCCTGGCAGACAGCGTTGAGCAGAACCTGCACCTGGCATCTCGCAATATCCCTCATGTCGACGTGCGCGATGTTGCGGGTCTGGATCCGGTCAGTCTGGTTGCGTTTGAAAACGTCGTGGTTACCGTGCCGGCTCTGAAGAAGATTGAGGAGATGCTGGGATGAATCAGGAACGTATCTATCAGGTCCTGTTAGGGCCGCATGTTTCCGAGAAGGCCTCCTTGGTCGCAGAGAGCAATCAGGTGGTGTTTCGAGTCGCCGCTGACGCGACGAAGCCGGAGGTTAAACGCGCTGTTGAGCAACTGTTCAACGTCAAAGTCGAAGGTGTTCAGATCCTGAACCGTAAAGGGAAATTGAAGCGCACGGTTCGTGGCTTCGGTAAGCGCGATGATCTTCGCAAAGCTTACGTTCGCCTTGCGGAAGGTCAGGAAATCGACTTTGTGGATGTGGAATAAGGTAAAGGGGTCGTAAAATGCCGATCGTCAAAACCAAGCCAACATCGCCCGGCCGCCGTCACGTTGTAAAGACTTACAATCCTGACCTGCACAAAGGCAAGCCTTTCGAGCCGTTGGTAGAAGCTCTGACCCGTACCGGTGGTCGTAACCACTTCGGACGGATCACAACGCGTCACATCGGTGGTGGCCACAAGCGTCACTACCGCATGATTGACTTCAAGCGGACCAAAGATGGTATCCCGGCCGTAGTAGAACGCCTGGAATACGATCCGAACCGTTCTGCACACATCGCGCTGTTGAAGTATGCCGATGGCGAGCGTCGCTATATTGTCGCTCCCAAAGGTGTCTCCGCCGGTGATGAAGTGCGCTCCGGTATCGACGCGCCGATTAAAGTGGGCAGTACCCTTCCGCTCCGGAATATTCCGGTCGGCTCGGTCGTCCACTGCGTCGAACTCAAGCCTGGAAAGGGTGCTCAGCTGGCTCGCAGCGCGGGCGCATCCGTACAGCTGGTTGCTCGTGAAGGCGCGTATGCAACACTGCGTCTTCGTTCAGGTGAAATGCGTAAGGTGCTTGTGGAATGTCGCGCAACGTTGGGTGAAGTCTCCAACAGCGAGCACAGCCTCAAGCAGCTTGGTAAAGCGGGTGCATCACGTTGGCGCGGCAAACGCCCAACAGTACGTGGTGTTGCTATGAACCCAGTTGACCACCCGCATGGTGGTGGTGAAGGGCGTACCTCTGGCGGACGTCACCCTGTTACTCCTTGGGGTGTTCCGACCAAAGGGCATAAGACTCGTAAGAACAAACGTACTGACCGAATGATAGTACGTCGTCGTTCAGCCAAGTAAACGACTACATAGAGGTATTTGCTGTGCCACGTTCTTTGAAGAAAGGTCCTTTTATTGACCTGCATCTGTTGAAGAAGGTTGAGGCAGCTCTGGAAGCTAACGACAAGCGGCCAATCAAAACCTGGTCCCGCCGGTCGACAGTCTTCCCGGAGATGGTAGGCCTGACCATTGCAATCCATAACGGCAAGCAACATGTGCCGGTCCATGTCACTGAAGACATGGTGGGTCACAAGCTGGGTGAGTTCGCTGCTACGCGTACTTACCGCGGTCATGCTGCCGACAAGAAAGCTAAACGCTGATTGAGGGTATAGAGAAATGGAAGTAGCGGCTAAGTACAAAGGCGCTCGCCTCTCTGCTCAGAAAGCGCGTCTTGTCGCAGATCAGGTCCGCGGCAAGGCAGTAGAGGAAGCCCTGAATATTCTGACTTTCAGCCCAAAAAAGGCGGCGGTAGTTATCAAGAAAGCCTTGGAATCTGCCATTGCCAACGCTGAGCATAACGAAGGTCTAGACGTTGACGAGTTGCGGGTGGCCACCATCATGGTGGACGAAGGTCCGACGCTCAAGCGAATCAAGGCTCGAGCTAAGGGGCGCGCTGACCGCATTTTCAAGCGCACCTGTCATATCACCGTCAAGGTCGCCGACAAGTAGGAGATGCTCAGATGGGTCATAAAGTAAATCCAACCGGTATTCGGCTGGGTGTGATTAAAGAGCACAACTCAGTCTGGTATGCCGAGAAGCAGGAATATGCGAACAATCTACTGAATGATCTTCAGGTTCGTAACTTCCTCGAAAAGCGTCTGGTGAAGGCGTCTGTAAGCAAGATTGTGATCGAGCGCCCGGCTCAGAATGCCCGCATCACCATCCATACCGCCCGCCCCGGCATCGTTATCGGGAAGAAGGGTGAGGATGTTGACCGTCTGCGTCGCGAAGTTAGCGACATGATGGGTGTGCCTGTTCACATCAACATCGAAGAGGTCCGTAAGCCGGATCTGGATGCCAAACTGGTTGCCCAAAACGTGGCAGGTCAGTTGGAGCGTCGTGTTATGTTCCGTCGCGCTATGAAGCGCGCGGTTCAGAACGCGATGCGCCAGGGCGCAAAGGGTATTAAGATCCAGGTCGGCGGCCGTCTGGGCGGCGCGGAAATCGCGCGCTCCGAGTGGTATCGCGAAGGTCGTGTACCTCTGCACACACTGCGTGCGGATATCGACTACGCAACATATGAAGCGCATACCACATACGGTGTTATCGGCGTCAAGGTATGGATCTTCAAGGGCGAGATTCTTGGCGGCATGGAGCAGGTCCGTGCTGAGAAGGATGCCTCTCGCAAGAAAGGTTCTAAGTAAAGGGGCACTCGTATGCTGCAGCCAAAACGCACCAAATTTCGCAAGGTAATGAAAGGCCGTAATACCGGTCTGGCGCACCGCGGTAACAAGGTGAGCTTCGGTGAATACGGATTGAAGGCGACGAGCCGTGGGCGTATAACTGCGCGCCAGATTGAGGCGGCACGACGCACAATGACTCGTCGAATCAAACGGGGCGGTAAGATCTGGATTCGGATCTTCCCGGATAAGCCGATCACCGGCAAACCGCTTGAAGTACGTATGGGTAAAGGTAAGGGTTCTGTCGAGTACTGGGTAGCCGAGATTCAGCCCGGCAAGATGCTGTACGAGATGGAAGGCGTTCCTGAGGAAGTCGCGCGTGAAGCATTCACCTTGGCTGCTGCGAAGCTGCCGGTGGCGACAACCTTCGTTACGAGGACGGTGATGTGATGAAAGCAACAGAGCTGCGTGAAAAGTCAGTCGAGGAGCTGAATAAAGAGCTGATCGACCTCCTGAAGGAGCAGTTCAACCTGCGCATGCGTAAGGCGACAGGTCAGCTGAATCAGTCTCACCTCCTCAGCAACGTTAAGCGCGATATCGCTCGTGTGAAAACAGTGATGAATGAAAAGGCAGGACAGTGACATGACTGAAGCTACTAAGACTGCCAGAACCCTGAGCGGCAAGGTCGTGAGCAACAAGATGGAGAAATCCATTGTGGTTCTGGTTGAGCGCCAGGTTAAGCATCCGCTTTACGGCAAGTACGTTAAGCGCTCAACCAAAATTCACGCCCATGACGAGAGCAATCAGTGCAACATCGGCGACACGGTTCGGATCGAGGAAACTCGCCCGGTCTCGAAAACCAAGAGCTGGGCTCTGGTTGATGTCGTCGAACGCGCTTCGAAGGTGTAACTCGCCCGGACGGTGAGTCTTGTCGTAACGGCAAAGTGGTTTCTGCTGGAGAACAACCATGATTCAGACTCAAACAATGCTTGAGGTCGCGGACAACAGTGGTGCCCGTCGTGTGATGTGCATCAAGGTCCTGGGCGGTTCACACCGGCGTTACGCCAGCGTGGGAGATATCATCAAGGTGACCGTAAAGGAAGCCATTCCCCGCGGGAAAGTGCGCAAGGGCCAAGTCCTCAAGGCTGTCGTAGTGCGTACCGCCAAGGGCGTTCGTCGCCCGGACGGTTCGTTGATTCGCTTCGACGGCAATGCGGCTGTACTTCTGAACAACCAGGACGCGCCTATCGGTACCCGGATCTTTGGCCCGGTGACCCGTGAGCTGCGTAGCGAAAAGTTCATGAAGATCATTTCACTGGCACCCGAAGTACTGTAAGGACTAGAGGCCGGTTATGAAGAAAATCAAACGAGATGACGAAGTTATCGTCACCACGGGAAAAGATAAGGGTAAGCGCGGCAAGATCCTGAAAGTTCAGGATGACGGCCGAGTGGTGGTTTCTGGGATCAATATGATCAAGAAGCACACCAAGCCCAACCCGATGGTCGGTACGCCGGGTGGCATCGTCGAGAAAGAAGCACCTATCCAGGCTTCCAACGTGGCTATTTTTAATCCGCAGACCGGCAAAGCCGATCGTGTTGGCTTCCAGACCAAGGAAGACGGCAGCAAAATGCGGGTTTTTAAGTCCACGAAAGAAGCAGTCGATAACCAGTAATTGGTGGTGGTTACGATGCTTAACATGAAAGAGATGTACAAAAAGGATGTGATACCCGCGCTGCAAAACGAGTTCAGCTACAAGAACCCGATGCAGGTGCCGCGTATCGAGAAGATCACCCTGAACATGGGTGTCGGCGAAGCGGTTGGTGACAAGAAGCTTATTGAGAATGCGGTTGCAGATCTTGAGCGTTTGTCCGGTCAGAAGCCGGTTGTTACCAAGGCGCGTAAATCCGTTGCGGGCTTCAAGATCCGTGAAGGCTGGCCGATCGGATGTAAAGTCACATTGCGCGGTGAGCGTATGTGGGACTTCTTCGATCGCCTCGTTCACATCGCGATTCCTCGTGTGCGCGACTTCCGTGGCCTGAACCCGAAGTCTTTTGATGGCCGTGGTAACTACAGCATGGGTGTGCGTGAGCAAATCATCTTCCCGGAAATCGAGTACGACAAAGTCGACAAGATTCGCGGGCTGGATATCACCATCACCACCTCTGCAGCTACCGACGATGAAGGCCGTGAACTGCTGAAAGCCTTTGGCTTTCCGTTCAAGAAATAAGGAACGAGCGTTATGGCTAAGGTATCGATGAAAAACCGCGAGCTGAAGCGTCAGCAAACCGTCGAGAAGTACGCGACGAAGCGCGCTGAGCTCAAGGCGATTATCAAGAATCCGAATACCAGCGACGAAGACCGTTGGGATGCGCAGATCAAGCTGCAGCA
Coding sequences:
- the rpsL gene encoding 30S ribosomal protein S12; the encoded protein is MATINQLVRKPRKRKVAKSDVPALQSCPQRRGVCTRVYTTTPKKPNSALRKVCRVRLTNGYEVSSYIGGEGHNLQEHSVVLIRGGRVKDLPGVRYHTVRGTLDTQGVQNRKQGRSKYGTKRPKS
- the rpsG gene encoding 30S ribosomal protein S7, producing the protein MPRRRVAAKREIIPDPKFGSQRLAKFINHVMESGKKAVAERIVYGALDIVADKSKEEPIEMFEKALENIQPMVEVKSRRVGGATYQVPVEVRSSRQNALAMRWLVEFSRKRGEKSMAQRLAGEILDAADSKGAAVKKREDVHRMAEANKAFSHFRF
- the fusA gene encoding elongation factor G, producing MARKTPIKRYRNIGICAHVDAGKTTTTERVLFYTGISHKIGEVHDGAATMDWMEQEQERGITITSAATTCFWSGMDKQYDEHRVNIIDTPGHVDFTIEVERSLRVLDGAVVVFCGSSGVEPQSETVWRQANKYEVPRMVFVNKMDRAGANFLRVVDQIKSRLGATAVPIQLPIGAEDEFKGIVDLIRNKAIYWNEEDSGATYDQTDVPAEMADEVAIYREQMVEAAAEANEELMEKYLEEGELSIEDIKKGLRLRTIANEIVVATCGSAFKNKGVQAVLDSVIEFLPAPDEVKAIRGEVDDEGTEETRPVDDEAPFAALAFKIATDPFVGTLTFFRVYSGKLESGQAVYNSVKQKKERVGRMVQMHSKDRQEIKEVLAGDIAAAIGLKSVTTGDTLCAENAKIVLERMEFPEPVISVAVEPKSKADQEKMGVALGKLAQEDPSFRVRTDEESGQTIISGMGELHLDIIVDRMRREFKVEANIGKPQVAYRECIRKAVDVEGKFVRQSGGRGQYGHVHVKFEPMPLDDEDAENFVFVNQIVGGAVPKEYIPAVAQGIEEQMQNGIIAGYPLLGIKATLHDGSYHDVDSNEMAFKIAGSMALKKAAEQASPALLEPMMRVEVVTPEDYMGDVVGDLNRRRGLVQGMEDGPSGKIIRAEVPLSEMFGYATDLRSATQGRASYAMEFSRYAEAPSNIAEAIIKKG
- the tuf gene encoding elongation factor Tu translates to MSKAKFERNKPHVNVGTIGHVDHGKTTLTAALTRVCHEVWGSGESRAFDQIDNAPEERARGITIATSHVEYDSPTRHYAHVDCPGHADYVKNMITGAAQMDGAILVCSAADGPMPQTREHILLSRQVGVPFIVVFLNKADMVDDEELLELVEMEVRDLLSQYDFPGDDTPIITGSALMALEGKDDNEMGTTAVKKLVEALDDYIPEPERAIDQPFLMPIEDVFSISGRGTVVTGRVERGIIKVGEEIEIVGIKDTVKTTCTGVEMFRKLLDEGRAGENVGVLLRGTKRDDVERGQVLCKPGTIKPHTKFESEVYVLSKEEGGRHTPFFKGYRPQFYFRTTDVTGACELPEGVEMVMPGDNVKLVTTLIAPIAMEEGLRFAIREGGRTVGAGVVSKIIE
- the rpsJ gene encoding 30S ribosomal protein S10 → MQSQKIRIRLKAFDYRLIDQSTQEIVDTAKRTGAQVRGPIPLPTRKEKYTVLISPHVNKDARDQYEIRTHKRLLDIVEPTEKTVDALMKLDLAAGVDVQISLG
- the rplC gene encoding 50S ribosomal protein L3 — encoded protein: MAIGVVGRKAGMTRIFTDDGRAVPVTVIEVEANRITQLKTLESDGYRAVQVTVGKRRASRVTKSESGHFAKAGVEAGRGMWEFRLGEGEGEEFQAGGEIVASIFEAGQFVDATATSKGKGFAGTVKRWNFSMQDATHGNSLSHRAPGSIGQNQTPGKVFKGKKMAGQMGNEQVTVQNLEVVRVDAERNLLLVKGAVPGATGGNVVIKPAVKA
- the rplD gene encoding 50S ribosomal protein L4 codes for the protein MELKITGSGEGVSVSDATFAKDFNESLVHQVVTAYMAGARQGTRAQKTRSEVSGGGKKPWRQKGTGRARAGTIRSPIWRTGGVTFAAKPQDHSQKVNRKMYRAAMRSILSELVRQERLVVVDDVTVDSPKTKAFSAKLKDLGVSNALILADSVEQNLHLASRNIPHVDVRDVAGLDPVSLVAFENVVVTVPALKKIEEMLG
- the rplW gene encoding 50S ribosomal protein L23: MNQERIYQVLLGPHVSEKASLVAESNQVVFRVAADATKPEVKRAVEQLFNVKVEGVQILNRKGKLKRTVRGFGKRDDLRKAYVRLAEGQEIDFVDVE
- the rplB gene encoding 50S ribosomal protein L2 gives rise to the protein MPIVKTKPTSPGRRHVVKTYNPDLHKGKPFEPLVEALTRTGGRNHFGRITTRHIGGGHKRHYRMIDFKRTKDGIPAVVERLEYDPNRSAHIALLKYADGERRYIVAPKGVSAGDEVRSGIDAPIKVGSTLPLRNIPVGSVVHCVELKPGKGAQLARSAGASVQLVAREGAYATLRLRSGEMRKVLVECRATLGEVSNSEHSLKQLGKAGASRWRGKRPTVRGVAMNPVDHPHGGGEGRTSGGRHPVTPWGVPTKGHKTRKNKRTDRMIVRRRSAK
- the rpsS gene encoding 30S ribosomal protein S19 produces the protein MPRSLKKGPFIDLHLLKKVEAALEANDKRPIKTWSRRSTVFPEMVGLTIAIHNGKQHVPVHVTEDMVGHKLGEFAATRTYRGHAADKKAKR